Proteins encoded by one window of Mariniplasma anaerobium:
- the pulA gene encoding type I pullulanase, which yields MKRILFLVLFTLSIFVLQISAVAAELPETLVVHYFRYDETYTNFNFWMWESEPSSLGGIQHDFDGLQTDEHGVYYEVDLTADYPTATTLGIIIKQGAWDGYREVGGDRFIDLEDVEVISGIGHVYFVEGDLQIGKSSDDLANNIPDYRAKILSATFDASQKIILKTTHIPELGYEVYENGTLILSSTTTSKTTTITVSGIDISKTYTVKALFSSELSSEVIVSLQNIYDTPAFEELFTYDGTLGVSFEDEFTVFRLWAPLSQSVSLNLYNQGHPNYDNNGDLNDELTPYQTTQMSKIENGAWEIKLTGDYDFKYYTFLVNNNGVTSEVTDPYAYSTGANGQRGMIVNFDQTNPDGWTYDSRPDTIQNLTDYIVYELHVRDLTTHESWNGTESYRGKFMGLTETGTTYSEDGVSVTTGLDHLAELGVNAVQLLPIFDFGYVDEVEVANNPNYQNLFNWGYMPYHFNTLEGSYATNPFDGQVRINEFKQAVMALHDQDIRVIMDVVYNHTGESSTSNFHKIVPGYYHRMIADGGFSNGSGTGNETASERAMMRKFMVDSVEFWATEYNLSGFRFDLMALHDYETMNDIQAMLEEIDPTIIVYGEPWNGGTTPLSDTIAAGKDNIQNMNNVGAFNDITRDAVKGSVFQATEKGWVQGNTSSYNYQGVMYGIVGGIDFPGITEFDEWHLNPNQTINYVSAHDNNTLYDKLKLTRVTTALVDDMQIQANAIILTSQGIPFLHAGVDFMRSKPDGSGGFDHNSYESPDSVNQLRWDRKLKYKEVFEYYKTLIAIRKLYPQFRMNDADDIRANLQFLDTDAGFDGIAYKLTGAANVPDVIVIHSGNPRSILTGVVLDAGVTYNVLTNTDQANIDGLETISGSAYVAANTTMILVENTGDAVSIKEDSVTISKGDTFDPASNVNILDENATIYYSNYFDTSKPGRYTVTVAVADPYKGYKLYYYTLFVEGQKYDVVLTDLGGE from the coding sequence ATGAAAAGAATATTATTTTTAGTTTTATTTACGTTATCTATTTTTGTACTTCAAATTTCTGCAGTTGCAGCTGAATTACCAGAAACTCTTGTGGTGCATTATTTCAGATATGATGAAACCTACACAAATTTTAATTTTTGGATGTGGGAAAGTGAGCCTTCTTCTTTAGGCGGTATACAACATGATTTTGATGGATTACAAACTGATGAACATGGTGTTTATTATGAAGTCGATCTAACTGCTGATTATCCAACAGCAACTACTCTTGGTATTATTATCAAACAAGGAGCATGGGATGGATATAGAGAAGTTGGTGGAGATCGTTTCATTGATTTAGAAGATGTTGAAGTTATAAGCGGCATCGGTCATGTATATTTTGTAGAAGGTGATTTACAAATTGGTAAATCAAGTGATGACCTTGCAAATAACATTCCTGACTATAGAGCTAAAATATTATCTGCTACATTTGATGCAAGTCAGAAAATTATTTTAAAAACAACTCATATTCCTGAACTGGGTTATGAAGTTTATGAAAATGGAACTCTAATTTTATCTTCTACAACAACTAGTAAAACAACTACTATTACGGTTTCTGGTATTGATATTTCAAAGACATATACTGTTAAAGCACTATTTAGCTCTGAACTATCAAGTGAAGTCATTGTATCTCTACAAAACATCTATGATACTCCAGCATTTGAAGAATTATTCACTTATGATGGAACATTAGGTGTCAGTTTTGAAGATGAATTTACTGTTTTTAGATTATGGGCTCCATTGAGTCAATCCGTGTCACTTAATCTATATAACCAAGGTCACCCTAATTATGATAACAATGGAGATTTAAATGATGAGTTAACACCTTATCAAACAACTCAAATGTCCAAAATAGAAAATGGTGCCTGGGAAATTAAACTTACAGGTGACTATGACTTCAAATATTACACATTCTTAGTTAATAACAATGGTGTAACAAGTGAAGTTACTGATCCTTATGCATACTCAACAGGTGCAAACGGTCAAAGAGGTATGATTGTCAACTTTGACCAAACTAATCCTGATGGATGGACATACGATAGTAGACCAGATACAATTCAAAATTTAACAGATTATATCGTCTATGAATTACATGTAAGAGATTTAACAACACATGAATCTTGGAATGGTACTGAAAGTTATCGTGGAAAGTTCATGGGTTTAACTGAAACTGGAACGACTTATTCAGAAGATGGTGTTAGTGTAACTACTGGTCTTGACCATTTAGCTGAACTTGGTGTAAATGCTGTTCAATTATTACCTATATTTGATTTTGGCTATGTAGATGAAGTTGAAGTTGCAAACAATCCAAATTATCAAAATCTATTTAATTGGGGTTATATGCCTTATCATTTCAATACCTTAGAAGGTTCATATGCAACAAATCCTTTTGATGGTCAAGTTAGAATCAATGAATTTAAACAAGCTGTAATGGCACTTCATGATCAAGATATTCGCGTTATTATGGATGTTGTTTATAACCATACTGGTGAATCATCTACTTCTAACTTCCATAAAATAGTACCTGGTTATTATCATAGAATGATCGCTGATGGTGGATTTTCAAATGGTTCAGGAACCGGAAATGAAACAGCATCAGAAAGAGCAATGATGAGAAAATTCATGGTTGACTCTGTTGAGTTTTGGGCTACTGAATATAATTTATCAGGATTTAGATTTGATTTAATGGCACTTCATGATTATGAAACCATGAATGATATACAAGCTATGTTAGAAGAAATCGATCCAACTATAATTGTATATGGTGAACCATGGAATGGTGGAACAACTCCTCTTTCTGACACTATAGCAGCTGGTAAAGACAATATTCAAAATATGAATAATGTTGGTGCTTTTAATGATATAACAAGAGATGCTGTCAAAGGCTCAGTATTCCAAGCAACTGAAAAAGGTTGGGTTCAAGGCAATACATCATCATATAATTATCAAGGTGTTATGTATGGTATTGTAGGAGGCATTGATTTTCCTGGTATAACTGAATTTGACGAATGGCATCTTAATCCAAATCAAACGATTAACTATGTAAGTGCCCATGATAATAATACATTATATGATAAATTGAAACTTACGAGAGTGACTACTGCTTTAGTTGATGACATGCAAATTCAAGCAAACGCGATTATACTTACCTCACAAGGCATACCATTCTTACATGCTGGTGTAGATTTCATGCGTTCTAAACCAGATGGTTCAGGTGGATTTGATCATAACTCTTATGAATCTCCTGATTCAGTCAATCAACTTAGATGGGATAGAAAGTTAAAATACAAGGAAGTCTTTGAGTATTATAAGACTTTAATTGCAATTAGAAAACTATATCCACAATTTAGAATGAATGACGCAGATGATATAAGAGCTAACTTACAATTCTTAGATACCGATGCAGGCTTTGATGGTATTGCTTATAAACTAACTGGTGCTGCAAATGTTCCAGATGTCATCGTTATTCATAGTGGTAATCCAAGATCTATCTTAACTGGTGTTGTACTTGATGCTGGTGTTACTTATAATGTATTAACCAATACTGATCAAGCTAATATAGATGGATTAGAAACCATATCAGGATCAGCTTATGTTGCAGCAAATACAACGATGATTTTAGTTGAAAACACTGGTGATGCAGTCTCTATTAAAGAAGATAGTGTTACAATTTCAAAAGGTGATACTTTTGATCCAGCATCTAATGTCAATATATTAGATGAAAATGCGACAATCTACTACTCAAACTATTTCGATACAAGTAAACCAGGACGTTATACAGTGACTGTAGCTGTAGCAGATCCTTATAAGGGTTATAAATTGTATTATTATACATTATTTGTTGAAGGACAAAAGTATGATGTAGTCTTAACTGATTTAGGAGGCGAATAA
- a CDS encoding lipoprotein — protein MKKLSIVIILLTLIFSLASCGGGVDDINITYNKGESTSSSYVYNANISVKIKDIQDLEEIAYNVASQLYEENFESIGASSILLTINFSDTNTEGLYGSISFDINKTIEQPGLSLNSNDLVLS, from the coding sequence ATGAAAAAATTATCTATAGTAATCATACTTTTAACACTCATATTCTCTCTTGCATCATGTGGCGGTGGTGTTGATGATATCAATATAACTTATAATAAAGGTGAATCAACTTCTAGTAGTTATGTTTATAACGCAAACATATCAGTAAAAATAAAAGATATACAAGACTTAGAAGAGATTGCTTATAATGTTGCTAGTCAACTTTATGAAGAAAATTTCGAATCAATAGGAGCTAGTTCTATTCTTTTGACTATTAACTTTTCTGATACGAATACAGAGGGCTTATATGGTTCAATATCATTTGATATTAATAAAACTATCGAGCAACCTGGATTAAGTTTGAACTCCAATGATTTAGTCTTATCATAA
- a CDS encoding CorA family divalent cation transporter: MKITDYFKPKSLVYTGQYVDQETKFKRIVYDVDKYEVYDDLVKTEGKEYIKVVGLNDLDKMKELFDMYAIDGFIMEDILNVNQRNKIQAVGDYIFASFSLMYHEQEEVRKEYMSIILKKDVIITFHETEPEYLLPLETLIKEYKELRKNDVDFIFYQILDLVTDDHLASCDIFDFEMNLFEEEILETKRLGQDKFYVLRKNILQLQNMTTPLYQQLEDVLKDPDHIFSKVTVKYLDDLIDHMNRLEQKLNHLRDMMKTMLDLDMNNQSTRMNKIMSTLTLFSAIFIPLSFLTGFFGMNFVYFGLLELENAIFFFAAICLAIAGIMLYIFKKNHWF; this comes from the coding sequence ATGAAAATTACTGACTATTTCAAACCTAAATCTTTAGTATATACTGGTCAATATGTAGATCAAGAAACAAAATTTAAGCGTATTGTATATGATGTGGATAAATATGAAGTTTATGATGATTTAGTAAAAACTGAAGGAAAAGAATATATCAAAGTTGTTGGATTAAATGATCTTGATAAAATGAAAGAATTATTTGATATGTACGCAATTGACGGGTTTATTATGGAAGATATTCTAAATGTCAATCAAAGAAATAAGATACAAGCTGTTGGAGATTATATTTTTGCCAGTTTTTCTTTAATGTATCATGAACAAGAAGAAGTAAGAAAAGAATATATGAGCATCATTTTAAAAAAAGATGTAATCATTACTTTTCATGAAACAGAACCGGAATATTTGCTTCCACTTGAAACACTGATTAAAGAATATAAAGAATTAAGAAAAAACGATGTTGATTTTATATTTTATCAAATACTTGATTTAGTCACAGATGATCATTTAGCATCATGCGATATATTTGATTTTGAGATGAACTTATTTGAAGAAGAAATCTTAGAAACAAAAAGATTAGGGCAAGATAAATTTTATGTGCTTAGAAAAAACATTTTACAACTTCAAAATATGACGACTCCATTATATCAACAACTAGAAGATGTTTTAAAAGATCCAGATCATATATTTAGTAAAGTAACAGTTAAATATCTTGATGATTTAATCGATCATATGAATAGACTAGAACAAAAATTAAATCATCTAAGAGATATGATGAAAACAATGTTAGATCTTGATATGAACAATCAGTCAACTAGAATGAATAAAATCATGTCTACATTGACTTTATTTTCTGCAATATTTATCCCACTGTCATTCTTAACTGGATTTTTTGGAATGAATTTCGTTTACTTTGGATTATTAGAATTAGAAAACGCAATATTCTTTTTTGCAGCTATTTGTTTAGCTATTGCAGGTATTATGCTATATATATTTAAAAAGAATCATTGGTTCTAA
- a CDS encoding ABC transporter permease, giving the protein MKNLSIKISSILSLVLLWYIIYLIVDHPLLIPPISKVIETFFKMLIESSFLNALWHTAFRLIISLLISSVCGISLGYLSAKNKSVELVLRPHVTILKTIPVISVIIIMYILVGYQIAPYVITFFMIFPIFYQATYQGIKAINQDLLDVYHLEMENRYLEFKYVYLQNIKDYLILASYQSFGLGFKVLVTSEFITQTQNSIGKLLYQAKVNLAYDYVFAITILLIIITVLVEVFMSSFKKKMLQDT; this is encoded by the coding sequence GTGAAAAATTTATCTATTAAAATATCCTCAATTTTATCACTAGTATTATTATGGTATATCATTTATCTTATTGTTGATCATCCACTTTTAATACCACCAATATCTAAAGTAATTGAGACATTTTTTAAGATGTTAATAGAATCAAGTTTTCTAAATGCATTGTGGCATACCGCTTTTAGATTGATTATAAGTTTACTTATTTCATCAGTTTGTGGTATATCGTTAGGATATTTATCTGCAAAAAACAAGTCAGTTGAACTTGTATTAAGACCTCATGTAACGATACTAAAAACGATACCTGTAATTTCAGTTATTATCATTATGTATATATTAGTGGGTTATCAAATTGCACCATATGTTATTACGTTTTTTATGATATTTCCAATTTTTTATCAAGCGACATATCAAGGTATTAAAGCGATTAATCAAGATTTACTTGATGTATATCATCTTGAGATGGAAAATAGATATTTAGAATTTAAATATGTATATTTACAGAATATAAAAGACTATTTAATTTTAGCCAGTTATCAATCATTTGGTCTTGGCTTTAAAGTTCTTGTAACTTCTGAATTTATTACACAAACTCAAAATTCTATTGGTAAACTTTTATATCAAGCTAAAGTTAATCTTGCATATGATTACGTTTTTGCGATAACTATTTTATTAATCATCATTACAGTATTAGTTGAAGTCTTTATGTCAAGTTTTAAAAAGAAAATGCTTCAAGATACTTAA
- a CDS encoding NADH-dependent [FeFe] hydrogenase, group A6: MSKQIKININGLDYDANPNETILQVAEKNDIYIPRLCFLKDIHEDGNCRLCSVKVEGQVNLKPACKTMVEDGMKIITDDQEVYDTVSMNLELLTHRHNFECFKCSRENNCEFLDLLRRYSIDNEFTNMYGDIDSDFYYQDSSGVMIIDSSKCVLCGRCVSACEKQSGLSILHFNERGNKTYVGPAQFHELADSGCIYCGKCIGACPTGALRESDDIKPIERLLRDPSKTLVVQVAPAVRAALGEEFGYPIGTNVEGKLFSALKALGIHEIMDTNFTADLTIMEEGTEFIHRLQHDGVFPMFTSCSPGWINLLELNYPEFIPNLSSCKSPQQMAGALIKTYYAEKLEVDVKDIVSVSLMPCIAKKEEARRPEMGRNGIQDVDYVLTTREFSRLIRRRGIDFRNLEDSKPYGMLSSYTGAGAIFGATGGVMEAALRTVSEILDKKETQIEFQQVRGTEHIKEATFQIAGQDINVAVVHGGVAIQEFLDSLKDSTKQYHFVEFMGCTGGCINGGGQPIVKAKDQDKYDVRKLRAQVLYDIDAKATLRKSHQNEFVAKLYEDFLEKPHSKKAHELLHTTYHKREAYQNVK, from the coding sequence ATGAGCAAACAAATAAAAATAAACATTAATGGTCTAGACTATGACGCTAACCCAAATGAAACAATTTTACAAGTTGCAGAAAAAAACGATATATATATTCCTCGTTTATGCTTTTTAAAGGATATTCATGAAGATGGAAATTGTCGTTTATGTTCAGTTAAAGTTGAAGGCCAAGTAAATCTAAAACCGGCTTGTAAAACAATGGTTGAAGACGGTATGAAGATTATTACAGATGATCAAGAAGTATATGATACCGTTAGTATGAATTTAGAATTATTAACACATAGACATAACTTTGAATGTTTTAAATGTTCAAGAGAAAACAATTGTGAATTTCTTGATTTACTAAGAAGATATTCTATTGATAATGAATTTACAAATATGTATGGGGATATTGATAGTGATTTTTATTATCAAGATTCATCAGGTGTTATGATTATTGATAGTTCAAAATGTGTATTATGTGGAAGATGTGTTTCTGCTTGTGAAAAACAATCAGGACTAAGTATTCTACATTTTAATGAACGTGGTAACAAAACATATGTTGGCCCAGCACAATTTCATGAGTTAGCAGACAGTGGCTGTATATATTGTGGTAAGTGTATTGGTGCGTGTCCAACAGGAGCACTAAGAGAATCTGATGATATTAAACCTATAGAAAGATTACTTAGAGATCCAAGTAAGACATTAGTTGTTCAAGTTGCTCCTGCAGTAAGAGCTGCACTTGGTGAAGAATTTGGTTATCCAATTGGAACTAATGTTGAAGGTAAATTATTTAGTGCACTTAAAGCACTTGGTATTCATGAAATTATGGATACGAACTTTACTGCAGATTTAACAATTATGGAAGAGGGAACTGAATTTATACATCGTCTACAACACGATGGAGTATTTCCTATGTTTACATCATGCTCACCAGGATGGATTAATCTTTTAGAACTTAATTATCCTGAATTTATTCCAAATCTTTCTTCATGTAAATCTCCTCAACAAATGGCTGGTGCATTAATTAAGACATATTATGCAGAAAAACTAGAAGTAGATGTCAAAGATATTGTATCTGTATCACTTATGCCTTGTATAGCTAAAAAAGAAGAAGCACGTCGTCCTGAAATGGGAAGAAATGGTATTCAAGATGTTGATTATGTCTTAACGACAAGAGAGTTTTCAAGATTAATTCGAAGAAGAGGCATAGACTTTAGAAATCTTGAAGATAGTAAACCTTATGGTATGCTATCATCATATACAGGTGCTGGAGCAATATTTGGAGCAACCGGTGGCGTTATGGAAGCTGCACTTAGAACTGTTAGTGAAATATTAGATAAAAAAGAAACACAAATAGAATTTCAACAAGTTAGAGGAACTGAGCATATTAAAGAAGCAACTTTCCAAATTGCAGGTCAAGATATCAATGTCGCAGTTGTGCATGGTGGAGTTGCAATTCAAGAATTTTTAGATTCATTAAAAGATAGCACAAAACAATATCACTTTGTAGAATTTATGGGATGTACAGGCGGATGTATTAATGGTGGTGGACAACCAATCGTTAAAGCTAAGGATCAAGATAAGTATGATGTGAGAAAATTAAGAGCACAAGTCTTATATGATATTGATGCAAAAGCAACTTTGAGAAAATCTCATCAAAATGAATTTGTGGCAAAACTTTATGAAGATTTTTTAGAAAAACCACATTCTAAGAAAGCACATGAACTATTACATACGACTTATCATAAGAGAGAAGCTTATCAAAATGTTAAATAA
- a CDS encoding NADH-quinone oxidoreductase subunit NuoF, protein MLERIQVLICGGTGCMSSHSKEIKQAFEEELTNLGIKDEVGLVLTGCFGLCERGPVIVIYPDETFYAHVKVSDVKIICEEHLLKGRHIDRLLVKNPLDRNKIKQMSQLTFYSKQKRIALRNCGQINPLDIDEYIARDGYLALGEALTKMTPDQVIKEVLDSGLKGRGGGGFLTGLKWQFAAQSVSDKKYVICNADEGDPGAFMDRAILEGDPHSILEAMALCGYAIGSDQGYIYVRAEYPVAVERLEHAILQAKEYQLLGDSIFGTDFSFNIDIRLGAGAFVCGEETALIKSIEGFRGMPVLKPPFPAKKGLWGYPTNVNNVETLANIPVIFLKGADYFKSIGTENSTGTKVFALGGKINNTGLVEVPMGTTLREVVYDIGGGIPNKRKFKAIQTGGPSGGCITEKDLDTPIDFDNLKKLGSMMGSGGMIVMDEDNCMVDVARFYLEFTVEESCGKCTPCREGTKQMLDILNRICDGDGTLKDIDELEKLAHMIQKTSLCGLGQTAPNPVLSTIKHFRDEYIAHVVDKACPAGVCAELTHFVIDDGCIGCTKCAKNCPVNAISGWPKQIHMIDDELCIKCGACKKACPVGAITSIPSIRGEAV, encoded by the coding sequence ATGTTAGAAAGAATTCAAGTCTTAATTTGTGGTGGAACGGGTTGTATGAGTTCCCATTCAAAAGAAATTAAACAAGCATTTGAAGAAGAACTAACAAACCTAGGTATAAAAGATGAGGTTGGTCTTGTCTTAACTGGGTGTTTTGGTTTATGCGAAAGAGGTCCTGTTATTGTTATATATCCGGATGAAACTTTTTATGCTCATGTCAAAGTATCAGATGTTAAAATTATTTGTGAAGAACATCTATTAAAAGGTAGACATATTGATCGACTACTAGTAAAAAACCCGCTTGATCGAAATAAAATCAAGCAAATGAGTCAACTTACATTTTACTCAAAACAAAAACGTATCGCGCTAAGAAATTGTGGACAAATCAATCCACTTGATATAGATGAATATATTGCAAGAGATGGATATTTAGCTTTAGGTGAAGCCTTAACTAAGATGACACCTGATCAAGTAATTAAAGAAGTTTTAGATTCAGGATTAAAAGGTAGAGGTGGCGGAGGCTTTTTAACAGGTTTAAAATGGCAATTTGCTGCACAATCAGTAAGTGATAAAAAATATGTTATTTGTAATGCAGATGAAGGCGATCCAGGTGCTTTCATGGATAGAGCAATCTTAGAAGGTGATCCTCATTCTATTTTAGAAGCTATGGCACTTTGTGGATATGCGATTGGTTCAGATCAAGGTTATATCTATGTTAGAGCAGAATATCCTGTAGCAGTTGAAAGACTGGAACATGCAATTTTACAAGCAAAAGAATATCAATTATTAGGAGATTCTATATTTGGAACTGATTTTAGTTTTAATATTGATATAAGATTAGGTGCTGGAGCATTTGTTTGTGGTGAAGAAACAGCTTTAATAAAATCTATTGAAGGCTTTAGAGGCATGCCAGTTTTAAAACCTCCATTTCCTGCTAAAAAAGGTTTATGGGGATATCCAACAAATGTTAATAATGTAGAAACATTAGCTAATATACCAGTTATATTTTTGAAAGGCGCAGACTATTTTAAATCAATAGGAACAGAAAACTCAACAGGAACAAAAGTTTTTGCTCTTGGTGGGAAAATTAATAATACAGGTTTAGTAGAAGTCCCAATGGGAACAACTTTAAGAGAAGTTGTTTATGATATTGGTGGTGGGATACCAAATAAAAGAAAATTTAAAGCAATTCAAACAGGTGGGCCATCAGGTGGATGTATTACAGAAAAAGATTTAGACACTCCAATTGATTTTGATAACTTGAAAAAACTAGGATCTATGATGGGTTCAGGTGGAATGATTGTTATGGATGAAGATAACTGTATGGTGGATGTTGCTAGATTTTATTTAGAATTTACTGTTGAAGAATCTTGTGGTAAATGTACACCATGTAGAGAAGGCACTAAACAAATGTTAGATATCTTAAATCGTATATGCGATGGAGATGGAACATTAAAAGATATTGATGAGCTAGAAAAGTTGGCGCATATGATTCAAAAGACTTCACTTTGTGGTCTTGGACAAACTGCACCTAATCCTGTTTTATCAACAATTAAACATTTTAGAGATGAATATATCGCGCATGTTGTAGACAAAGCGTGTCCAGCTGGAGTATGTGCTGAACTTACACACTTTGTGATTGATGATGGTTGTATCGGTTGTACTAAATGTGCGAAAAATTGCCCAGTAAATGCAATTTCTGGTTGGCCAAAACAAATTCATATGATAGATGATGAACTATGTATTAAGTGTGGTGCATGTAAGAAAGCATGTCCAGTTGGCGCAATCACCAGCATACCAAGCATAAGAGGTGAAGCAGTATGA
- a CDS encoding (2Fe-2S) ferredoxin domain-containing protein has translation MKTLAELKKLRDESLKKMTMRYTKDGFRVQVGMGTCGIASGARPILNEFLEQANLRELKNMTITQVGCMGECAYEPMAEIIDESGQSYVYCSLTIPIVREIIEKHIINHQPVTRYLLSTRKDK, from the coding sequence ATGAAAACATTAGCAGAACTTAAAAAATTAAGAGATGAATCATTAAAAAAAATGACAATGCGTTATACAAAAGATGGCTTTAGAGTTCAAGTAGGTATGGGAACCTGTGGGATTGCAAGTGGAGCTAGACCTATTTTAAATGAATTTTTGGAACAAGCTAATTTGCGTGAGTTAAAAAATATGACTATAACGCAAGTTGGGTGCATGGGAGAATGTGCATATGAACCAATGGCTGAAATCATTGATGAATCAGGTCAATCTTATGTCTATTGTAGTTTAACGATTCCTATCGTTAGAGAAATTATCGAAAAACACATTATCAATCATCAACCAGTGACAAGATATCTTTTGTCAACTAGAAAGGACAAATAA
- a CDS encoding ATP-binding protein translates to MIYFTDYIFDLVQNSINAQSKNILISLDFNEKLSFKLEDDGKGMSKEVLEKVKLFTYSTQKNRKVGLGLSMLHDLTAQTEGTFDITSSIGNGTLLETTFNHKHIDFPDFGDIGLMISDLYVNPNVENVILEIKYIKTYTFDLIQFIEHKDFSYKVKKEIEYTINKEIEEIRVDYENISRT, encoded by the coding sequence ATGATATACTTTACAGATTACATATTTGATTTAGTTCAAAACTCTATAAATGCACAATCTAAAAATATCTTAATTTCTCTTGATTTCAATGAAAAGTTAAGCTTTAAATTAGAAGATGATGGAAAAGGCATGAGTAAAGAAGTATTAGAAAAAGTTAAATTATTTACATATAGCACGCAAAAAAACAGAAAAGTTGGATTAGGATTATCAATGCTACATGATCTGACAGCTCAAACAGAAGGTACATTTGATATCACATCTTCAATAGGAAATGGAACATTATTAGAAACCACTTTCAATCACAAGCATATTGATTTTCCTGATTTTGGAGATATAGGACTTATGATATCAGATTTATATGTTAACCCAAATGTAGAAAACGTGATATTAGAGATTAAGTATATAAAAACTTATACTTTTGATTTGATACAATTTATAGAACATAAGGATTTTAGTTATAAAGTAAAAAAAGAAATAGAATATACGATTAATAAAGAAATCGAAGAAATAAGGGTGGATTATGAAAACATTAGCAGAACTTAA
- a CDS encoding PHP domain-containing protein produces the protein MKYSYDIHIHSVLSPCADVLMTPNNIFNMASLKGLDIIAITDHNSTKQLSICYELSQSYDMLFIPGVEITVKEDFDVLCYFKTIEDAISFDKILETYNQKNSFDHETMGNQEIVNIYDEVINEYPYLLIDPLNLSIKDLLHILKDFEHVLIYAHIDKDYRSGINYIDKYPLDGVEYRHIENNKKHQIVLKNSDAHQIIDILEKGDNEGMILDDLSIDSFFRYFSK, from the coding sequence ATGAAATATTCATATGATATCCATATTCATTCAGTGCTATCGCCATGTGCAGATGTTTTAATGACACCAAATAATATTTTTAATATGGCATCTTTAAAGGGTTTAGATATTATTGCGATAACTGATCATAACTCAACAAAACAATTAAGTATATGTTATGAGTTGTCACAAAGCTATGATATGCTTTTCATTCCAGGAGTAGAAATAACAGTTAAAGAAGATTTTGATGTGTTGTGTTATTTTAAAACAATTGAAGATGCAATATCTTTTGATAAAATATTAGAAACATATAATCAAAAAAATAGCTTTGATCATGAAACTATGGGCAATCAAGAGATTGTGAACATTTATGATGAAGTCATAAATGAGTATCCATACTTACTAATTGATCCGCTTAATTTAAGTATTAAAGATTTATTGCATATATTAAAAGACTTTGAACATGTGCTTATTTATGCGCATATAGATAAAGATTATCGATCAGGTATCAATTATATCGACAAATATCCTTTAGATGGTGTTGAATATAGACATATCGAAAACAATAAAAAACATCAAATAGTTTTAAAAAATTCAGATGCACATCAAATTATCGATATTTTAGAAAAAGGAGATAATGAGGGTATGATATTGGATGATTTAAGTATAGATTCATTTTTTAGGTATTTTAGCAAATGA
- a CDS encoding ATP-binding protein: MVKKEYQIIANNFELAGRASSDIKKTLKALEYSKAMIKRICAASYESEINVVIHSVGGYMTFEIINDYVELNIYDDGPGIFDIQLAMTEGYSTANRIANTNGFGAGMGLTNMKRLSDVMEINSDQFGTHIRLIFVVGDLDALS, encoded by the coding sequence ATGGTAAAAAAAGAATATCAAATCATTGCAAATAATTTCGAACTTGCTGGAAGAGCATCCTCAGATATCAAAAAAACTTTAAAAGCTTTAGAGTATTCTAAAGCGATGATTAAAAGAATTTGTGCAGCATCTTATGAATCAGAAATAAATGTTGTCATCCATTCCGTTGGTGGATATATGACATTTGAAATTATAAATGATTATGTAGAACTTAATATTTATGATGATGGCCCGGGCATATTCGATATTCAACTTGCTATGACTGAAGGTTATTCAACAGCCAATAGAATCGCTAATACCAATGGATTTGGTGCTGGTATGGGATTAACAAATATGAAAAGACTCTCAGATGTTATGGAAATTAATTCAGATCAATTTGGCACACATATACGACTTATTTTTGTGGTAGGTGATTTAGATGCACTTAGTTAA